In Lysobacter luteus, a single window of DNA contains:
- a CDS encoding aminoacyl-tRNA deacylase, producing MLAPRLHHFLDERHVPYETLTHARTITAQETANAAQIGSRHFAKTVMVKVDGALAMVVMPAAYRTDLARLSRALDGASVELASESEFRDAFPDCEVGAMPPFGNLYGMPVYADTRLSGEEQIAFNAGTHTDLVKMPYAEFEQLARPRMLHLAQVM from the coding sequence ATGCTTGCGCCACGCCTGCACCACTTCCTCGACGAGCGCCACGTCCCGTACGAAACCCTCACCCACGCCCGCACCATCACCGCCCAGGAAACCGCCAACGCGGCACAGATCGGCAGCCGCCACTTCGCCAAGACCGTGATGGTCAAGGTGGACGGCGCACTGGCGATGGTGGTGATGCCGGCCGCGTACCGCACCGATCTCGCGCGGCTGTCGCGCGCGCTGGATGGCGCGTCGGTCGAACTGGCGAGCGAGTCCGAGTTCCGCGATGCGTTCCCTGACTGCGAGGTCGGCGCGATGCCGCCGTTCGGCAACCTCTACGGCATGCCGGTGTACGCCGACACGCGCCTGTCGGGCGAAGAGCAGATCGCGTTCAATGCGGGCACCCACACCGACCTGGTGAAGATGCCCTACGCGGAGTTCGAGCAGCTGGCCCGGCCGCGGATGCTGCACCTGGCCCAGGTGATGTAG
- the ubiE gene encoding bifunctional demethylmenaquinone methyltransferase/2-methoxy-6-polyprenyl-1,4-benzoquinol methylase UbiE, translating into MSDQTPRNDQPATTHFGFRDVPTGDKQKLVGQVFSSVAGSYDLMNDLMSLGIHRVWKRYFVATAQVRRGDRVLDLAGGTGDIALLLKDRVGDTGSIVLGDINGDMLRVGRDRMVDRGKVAGFEYVQMNAEALPFPDASFDLVTIAFGLRNVTDKDAALREMHRVLKVGGQARVLEFSDVTQDWFKPIYDFHSFKVLPRLGKLFAGDADSYQYLAESIRKHPPQDELKAMMGAAGFARAGYRNLSGGIVAIHTGYKA; encoded by the coding sequence ATGAGCGACCAGACCCCGCGCAACGACCAGCCCGCCACCACCCACTTCGGCTTCCGCGACGTCCCCACCGGGGACAAGCAGAAGCTGGTCGGGCAGGTATTCTCCTCGGTCGCGGGCAGCTACGACCTGATGAACGACCTGATGTCGCTGGGCATCCACCGGGTCTGGAAGCGCTACTTCGTCGCCACCGCCCAGGTGCGCCGCGGCGACCGGGTGCTCGACCTGGCCGGCGGCACCGGCGACATCGCGCTGCTGCTCAAGGATCGCGTCGGCGATACCGGCTCGATCGTGCTGGGTGACATCAATGGCGACATGCTGCGGGTCGGGCGCGACCGCATGGTGGACCGCGGCAAGGTCGCGGGCTTCGAGTACGTACAGATGAACGCCGAGGCGCTGCCGTTCCCGGATGCCAGCTTCGACCTGGTCACGATCGCGTTCGGCCTGCGCAACGTCACCGACAAGGACGCCGCGTTGCGCGAGATGCACCGCGTGCTCAAGGTCGGCGGGCAGGCGCGGGTGCTGGAGTTCTCCGACGTGACGCAGGACTGGTTCAAGCCGATCTACGACTTCCATTCGTTCAAGGTGCTGCCGCGGCTGGGGAAGCTGTTCGCGGGTGACGCCGACAGCTACCAGTACCTCGCCGAGAGCATCCGCAAGCACCCGCCGCAGGACGAGCTGAAGGCGATGATGGGCGCGGCCGGGTTCGCGCGCGCCGGCTACCGCAACCTGTCGGGCGGCATCGTCGCTATCCACACCGGCTACAAGGCCTGA
- a CDS encoding M1 family metallopeptidase, whose translation MRSSIMTLCLVGATALAGCARDAAPPADSAATPEGTPAATAPAAHFDQHSYAEPGKVRIEDLALALAVDFEQKQLSGSATYTLDWVDPEATQLVLDTRDLTIEKVVGERADGKWADLEYTLADAQPPLGSKLTIEAPQRSERIRVTYRTAPQASGLQWLTPAMTEGGEQPFMFSQSQQIHARSWVPLQDTPQVRFTYTAHVTSPEDVMVLMSADNDPDAARDGDYRFEMPQPIPSYLLAIAAGDLVFEPISERSGVWAEPAMVEKASAEFADTEKMIEVTEELYGPYRWGRYDMLVLPPSFPYGGMENPRLSFITPTVIVGDKSLVSLIAHELAHSWSGNLVTFVTPNHGWLNEGVTSYVENRIVEALYGKERADMETAIARNALREGIEEMSDAAQSLAIRPGVEPAVDADGSEVAYDKGAWFLSFLEQRFGRDVFDPFLRGYFDHFAFQGIDSQTFIDYAKDNLLAKHPGKVTEAELEQWIYEPGIPDSAPEVSSPRFDAVDTARKAWLDGGELPATSVTDAWTTQEWVHFVEGMPETLPVDRLAALDKAYAFTGTANGEIAQRWYPLAVRSGYGEANEEIAEFLQRVGRRKLIMPTYDALVKTPEGLALAEKVLSDARAGYHPITTGSVDAVIAKAKGEATTTQAD comes from the coding sequence ATGCGTTCTTCGATCATGACTTTGTGCCTGGTTGGCGCCACCGCGCTGGCCGGCTGCGCGCGCGATGCCGCGCCGCCCGCCGACAGCGCCGCCACGCCGGAAGGCACCCCGGCAGCCACCGCCCCCGCCGCGCACTTCGACCAGCATTCCTACGCCGAGCCGGGCAAGGTCCGTATCGAGGACCTCGCGCTGGCGCTTGCAGTGGACTTCGAGCAGAAGCAGTTGTCGGGCAGTGCGACCTACACGCTCGACTGGGTCGATCCGGAAGCGACGCAGCTGGTGCTCGATACCCGTGACCTGACCATCGAAAAGGTCGTAGGCGAGCGTGCGGACGGCAAGTGGGCGGATCTCGAGTACACCCTGGCCGACGCGCAGCCACCGCTGGGCAGCAAGCTGACGATCGAGGCGCCGCAGCGCAGTGAGCGCATTCGCGTCACCTACCGCACCGCACCGCAGGCGTCCGGCCTGCAGTGGCTGACCCCGGCGATGACGGAAGGTGGCGAGCAGCCCTTCATGTTCAGCCAGTCGCAGCAGATCCACGCGCGTTCGTGGGTGCCGTTGCAGGACACGCCGCAGGTACGCTTCACCTACACCGCACACGTGACCAGCCCCGAGGACGTGATGGTGCTGATGAGCGCCGACAACGACCCGGACGCAGCCCGTGACGGCGACTACCGCTTCGAGATGCCGCAGCCGATCCCGTCGTACCTGCTGGCGATCGCGGCCGGCGACCTCGTGTTCGAACCGATCAGCGAGCGCAGTGGCGTGTGGGCCGAGCCGGCGATGGTCGAGAAGGCTTCCGCCGAGTTCGCCGACACCGAGAAGATGATCGAGGTCACCGAGGAGCTGTACGGCCCGTACCGCTGGGGCCGCTACGACATGCTGGTGCTGCCGCCGTCGTTCCCGTACGGAGGCATGGAGAACCCGCGCCTGAGCTTCATCACCCCGACCGTGATCGTCGGCGACAAGTCGCTGGTCTCGCTGATCGCACACGAGCTGGCGCACAGCTGGTCGGGCAACCTGGTCACCTTCGTCACGCCCAACCACGGCTGGCTCAACGAGGGCGTGACCAGCTACGTCGAGAACCGCATCGTCGAGGCGCTGTACGGCAAGGAGCGCGCCGACATGGAGACCGCGATCGCCCGCAACGCGCTGCGCGAGGGCATCGAAGAGATGTCGGACGCGGCGCAGTCGCTGGCGATCCGTCCGGGCGTGGAGCCCGCGGTGGACGCCGACGGCAGCGAGGTCGCGTACGACAAGGGCGCATGGTTCCTGTCGTTCCTGGAGCAGCGTTTCGGCCGCGACGTGTTCGACCCGTTCCTGCGCGGCTACTTCGACCACTTCGCCTTCCAGGGCATCGACAGCCAGACCTTCATCGATTACGCGAAGGACAACCTGCTGGCCAAGCACCCCGGCAAGGTGACCGAGGCCGAGCTGGAGCAGTGGATCTATGAGCCCGGCATCCCGGACTCGGCGCCGGAGGTCAGCTCGCCGCGCTTCGATGCCGTCGACACCGCGCGCAAGGCGTGGCTGGACGGCGGCGAACTGCCGGCCACGTCCGTCACCGACGCGTGGACAACGCAGGAGTGGGTGCACTTCGTCGAGGGCATGCCCGAGACGCTGCCGGTCGACCGCCTGGCCGCGCTCGACAAGGCGTATGCCTTTACCGGCACGGCGAACGGTGAGATCGCCCAGCGCTGGTACCCGCTGGCCGTGCGCAGCGGTTACGGCGAGGCCAACGAGGAAATTGCCGAGTTCCTGCAGCGTGTCGGCCGCCGCAAGCTGATCATGCCGACCTACGACGCCCTGGTGAAAACGCCGGAAGGCCTGGCGCTGGCCGAGAAGGTCCTGTCCGACGCACGCGCCGGCTACCACCCGATCACCACCGGCTCGGTCGACGCGGTGATCGCCAAGGCCAAGGGTGAAGCAACCACTACCCAGGCCGATTGA
- the hslU gene encoding ATP-dependent protease ATPase subunit HslU encodes MAKTPDTSNATMTPREIVQALDTHIVGQQDAKRAVAIALRNRWRRAQLDDELRNEVMPKNILMIGPTGVGKTEIARRLATLANAPFVKVEATRFTEVGYVGKDVEQIIRDLADTAVKLYREQAKQKVRTQAEERAEDRILDALLPGREHAPTGFGFGAAGQATTTVDIGAEPSARESETRLKLRRQLRAGELDEREIEIETAVNVGVDIMAPPGMEEMGQQLRQMFSQVAGGKTHKRTMTIKAARPQLIEEEAGKLVNEDDVREAAIEACEQHGIVFIDEIDKVAKRGENVGGGDVSREGVQRDLLPLVEGSTVSTKYGSIKTDHILFIASGAFHLAKPSDLIPELQGRFPIRVELGALSKDDFVRILTEPKAALTTQYVELLRTEGVGLRFTDDAVERIAEIAATVNERQENIGARRLHTVLERLLDALSYAAPDRGGESVTIDRAYVDEHLGELVEDPDLSRYIL; translated from the coding sequence ATGGCCAAAACACCCGACACCTCCAACGCCACCATGACCCCGCGCGAGATCGTGCAGGCGCTCGACACCCACATCGTCGGCCAGCAGGACGCCAAGCGCGCGGTTGCGATCGCGCTGCGCAACCGCTGGCGCCGTGCCCAGCTCGATGACGAGCTGCGCAACGAGGTCATGCCCAAGAACATCCTGATGATCGGCCCCACCGGCGTCGGCAAGACCGAGATCGCGCGCCGGCTGGCGACGCTGGCCAACGCGCCGTTCGTCAAGGTCGAGGCGACCCGCTTTACCGAGGTCGGCTACGTCGGCAAGGACGTCGAGCAGATCATCCGTGACCTCGCCGACACCGCGGTCAAGCTGTACCGCGAGCAGGCCAAGCAGAAGGTCCGCACCCAGGCCGAGGAGCGCGCCGAAGACCGCATCCTCGATGCGCTGCTGCCGGGCCGTGAGCATGCGCCGACCGGCTTCGGCTTCGGCGCCGCCGGGCAGGCCACCACCACCGTCGACATCGGCGCCGAGCCGTCCGCGCGCGAATCCGAGACCCGTCTCAAGCTGCGCCGCCAGCTGCGCGCCGGCGAGCTCGACGAGCGCGAGATCGAGATCGAGACCGCGGTCAACGTCGGCGTCGACATCATGGCCCCGCCGGGCATGGAGGAGATGGGCCAGCAACTGCGGCAGATGTTCTCGCAGGTGGCCGGCGGCAAGACCCATAAGCGCACGATGACGATCAAGGCCGCGCGCCCGCAGCTGATCGAGGAAGAGGCCGGCAAGCTGGTCAACGAGGACGACGTGCGCGAAGCCGCGATCGAGGCCTGCGAGCAGCACGGCATCGTCTTCATCGACGAGATCGACAAGGTCGCCAAGCGCGGCGAGAACGTCGGCGGTGGCGATGTCAGTCGCGAAGGCGTGCAGCGCGACCTGCTGCCGCTGGTGGAAGGCTCGACCGTGTCGACCAAGTACGGGTCGATCAAGACCGACCACATCCTCTTCATTGCGTCGGGCGCGTTCCACCTCGCCAAGCCGAGCGACCTGATCCCAGAGCTGCAGGGCCGCTTCCCGATCCGGGTGGAACTGGGCGCGCTGAGCAAGGACGACTTCGTCCGCATCCTCACCGAGCCGAAGGCCGCACTCACGACCCAGTACGTGGAGCTGCTGCGCACCGAAGGCGTCGGGCTGCGCTTCACCGATGATGCGGTCGAGCGTATTGCCGAGATCGCCGCCACCGTCAACGAGCGCCAGGAAAACATCGGCGCGCGCCGCTTGCACACCGTGCTCGAGCGACTGCTCGACGCGCTGAGCTACGCCGCGCCGGACCGCGGCGGCGAGTCGGTCACGATCGACCGCGCCTATGTCGACGAGCACTTGGGCGAGCTCGTGGAGGACCCGGATCTGAGCCGGTACATCCTCTGA
- a CDS encoding carbohydrate kinase family protein, with product MSALICGSLAYDTIMVFQDQFKNHILPDKVHILNVSFLVPRMRREFGGCAGNIAYNLKLLGADPIPMATVGQDFGPYREWFVSKGIRLDQVRELPELFTAQAFITTDLDNNQIIAFHPGAMMESHRNHVREVEGVSFGIVAPDGREAMLQNATEFAEAGIPFIFDPGQAMPLFNGEEFRHFIEQADYVVVNDYESNLLQERTGWDEAQIASRVKAYITTRGPRGSEIHTGGETIAIPPARERQIVDPTGCGDAYRAGLMFGLMRGDDLATSGRMASLMGALKVEHPGTQNQQFDYATFAAQYKEQFGHAI from the coding sequence ATGTCTGCCCTGATCTGCGGCTCGCTGGCCTACGACACCATCATGGTGTTCCAGGACCAGTTCAAGAACCACATCCTGCCGGACAAGGTGCACATCCTGAACGTCTCGTTCCTGGTGCCGCGGATGCGGCGCGAGTTCGGTGGCTGCGCGGGCAACATCGCCTACAACCTCAAGTTGCTGGGCGCCGACCCGATTCCGATGGCGACCGTCGGCCAGGATTTCGGACCCTATCGCGAGTGGTTCGTCAGCAAGGGCATCCGCCTGGACCAGGTGCGCGAGCTGCCCGAGCTGTTCACCGCCCAGGCGTTCATCACCACCGACCTGGACAACAACCAGATCATCGCCTTCCATCCGGGCGCGATGATGGAAAGCCACCGCAACCACGTGCGCGAGGTCGAGGGCGTCAGCTTCGGCATCGTTGCCCCGGACGGCCGCGAGGCGATGCTGCAGAACGCGACCGAGTTCGCCGAGGCCGGCATCCCCTTCATCTTCGATCCCGGCCAGGCGATGCCGCTGTTCAATGGCGAGGAGTTCCGCCACTTCATCGAGCAGGCCGACTACGTGGTCGTCAACGACTACGAATCCAACCTGCTGCAGGAGCGCACCGGCTGGGACGAGGCGCAGATCGCCTCGCGGGTGAAGGCCTACATCACCACGCGCGGGCCGCGCGGTTCGGAGATCCACACCGGCGGCGAGACCATCGCGATCCCGCCGGCGCGCGAGCGCCAGATCGTCGACCCGACCGGGTGCGGCGACGCCTACCGCGCCGGCCTGATGTTCGGCCTGATGCGCGGCGACGACCTCGCCACCAGCGGCCGCATGGCGTCGCTGATGGGTGCGCTCAAGGTCGAGCATCCCGGCACCCAGAACCAGCAGTTCGACTACGCCACGTTCGCCGCGCAGTACAAGGAACAGTTCGGCCACGCGATCTGA
- the hslV gene encoding ATP-dependent protease subunit HslV: protein MDPIHNPHVFHATTIVSVRRDGRVAVAGDGQVTLGNTVMKANARKIRRLGKDGQVIAGFAGAAADAFTLFELFEAKLSKHGQLTRAAVEMAKDWRTERRLGKLEALLAVADRETSLVISGTGDVIEPDDGIIAIGSGGMYALSAARALMAHTQLDAKTMATEAIRIAGEVCIYTNGNVVVEEL from the coding sequence ATGGACCCCATCCACAACCCCCACGTCTTCCACGCCACCACGATCGTCTCGGTGCGGCGCGACGGCCGCGTCGCGGTCGCCGGCGACGGCCAGGTGACCCTCGGCAACACGGTGATGAAGGCCAACGCGCGCAAGATCCGCCGGCTCGGCAAGGACGGGCAGGTGATCGCCGGGTTTGCCGGCGCCGCGGCCGATGCTTTCACCCTGTTCGAGCTGTTCGAGGCCAAGCTGTCCAAGCACGGCCAGCTGACCCGCGCTGCGGTCGAGATGGCCAAGGACTGGCGCACCGAACGCCGGCTCGGGAAGCTCGAGGCGTTGCTTGCCGTGGCCGACCGCGAGACCTCGCTGGTCATCAGCGGCACCGGCGACGTGATCGAGCCCGACGACGGCATCATCGCGATCGGCTCCGGCGGCATGTATGCGCTGTCGGCCGCGCGCGCGCTGATGGCGCACACGCAACTGGACGCGAAGACCATGGCAACCGAGGCGATCCGAATCGCCGGCGAGGTCTGCATCTACACCAACGGCAACGTCGTCGTCGAAGAGCTCTGA